One window of the Azospirillum sp. TSH100 genome contains the following:
- a CDS encoding fructose-specific PTS transporter subunit EIIC, with protein sequence MANLLAVIAAGDLTTQAVLAAEALRKAAAKAGHRIQVEIRTSLGIQAPLDAGELSAADGVILVGSDDHDDGRFAAMKRSSASLDDVLANADAVLGKALSSTAAATASAQRRIVAITSCPTGIAHTFMAAEGIQQAATALGHKVRVETQGSVGARDTLTEDEIREADVVLIAADTQIDLSRFAGKRVFMSGTKPAINDGKALVNRALAEAKMHGAPGGASGGTVPLAEAVAAGKAERSAQRTGPYKHLMTGVSFMLPFVVTGGLLIALAFALGGIYVYEESNAGTLGYALFQIGAKGAFALMVPALGGYIAYSIADRPGIAPGMVGGMLAGSIGAGFLGGIVAGFIAGYGTAFLNRHIKLHRNLEGLKPVLILPLLGSLLTGLLMIYVVGTPVAEALAWMSAWLKGMQGSSAILLGLLLGAMMAFDMGGPVNKAAYAFSTGLIASQVYTPMAAAMAAGMVPPLGLALATKLFADRFTHEEREAGNAAAVLGIAFITEGAIPFAARDPLRVIPALMIGGALTGAMSMAVGAELKVPHGGVFVLPIPNAVTHLLGYIIALVVGTVVTAVALRILKKPIAAASAAKPAVQGAGAHA encoded by the coding sequence ATGGCGAACCTGTTGGCCGTGATCGCGGCGGGCGATCTCACCACCCAGGCCGTTCTGGCGGCGGAGGCATTGCGCAAGGCGGCGGCAAAGGCTGGCCATCGCATCCAGGTTGAGATCCGCACCAGCCTTGGGATCCAGGCTCCACTCGACGCCGGCGAACTGTCGGCGGCCGATGGCGTGATCCTGGTCGGCAGCGACGACCATGATGACGGACGGTTCGCCGCGATGAAGCGCAGCAGCGCGTCGCTGGACGATGTGCTGGCCAATGCCGATGCCGTGCTGGGGAAGGCGCTGTCCTCCACCGCCGCCGCCACGGCGTCTGCGCAGCGCCGGATCGTCGCCATCACTTCCTGCCCGACGGGCATCGCCCACACCTTCATGGCGGCCGAAGGCATCCAGCAGGCGGCGACCGCGCTGGGCCACAAGGTTCGGGTTGAGACGCAGGGCTCCGTCGGCGCCCGCGACACGCTGACCGAAGACGAGATCCGCGAGGCGGATGTCGTGCTGATCGCAGCCGACACCCAGATCGACCTGTCCCGCTTCGCCGGCAAGCGCGTGTTCATGAGCGGCACCAAGCCGGCCATCAACGACGGCAAGGCCCTGGTCAACCGTGCCTTGGCCGAAGCGAAGATGCATGGCGCCCCCGGCGGCGCCTCGGGCGGCACGGTTCCGCTGGCCGAAGCGGTCGCCGCCGGCAAGGCCGAGCGGTCGGCCCAGCGCACCGGCCCCTACAAGCATCTGATGACCGGCGTGTCCTTCATGCTGCCCTTCGTGGTGACTGGCGGCCTGCTGATCGCGCTGGCCTTCGCGCTGGGCGGTATCTACGTCTATGAGGAATCCAACGCCGGCACGCTGGGCTATGCCCTGTTCCAGATCGGCGCCAAGGGCGCCTTCGCCCTGATGGTTCCGGCGCTGGGTGGCTACATCGCCTATTCGATCGCCGACCGTCCCGGCATCGCTCCCGGCATGGTGGGCGGCATGCTGGCCGGCAGCATCGGCGCCGGCTTCCTGGGCGGCATCGTCGCCGGCTTCATCGCCGGTTATGGCACCGCCTTCCTCAACCGCCACATCAAGCTGCACCGCAACCTCGAAGGGCTGAAGCCGGTGCTGATCCTGCCTCTGCTGGGCTCGCTGCTGACCGGCCTGCTGATGATCTATGTCGTCGGTACCCCCGTCGCCGAGGCCCTGGCCTGGATGAGCGCCTGGCTGAAGGGCATGCAGGGCAGCAGTGCCATCCTGCTCGGCCTGCTGCTGGGCGCCATGATGGCCTTCGACATGGGCGGTCCGGTCAACAAGGCGGCCTATGCCTTCTCCACCGGCCTGATTGCCTCGCAGGTCTACACCCCGATGGCCGCCGCCATGGCCGCCGGCATGGTACCGCCGCTGGGTCTGGCGCTCGCAACCAAGCTGTTCGCCGACCGCTTCACCCATGAGGAACGCGAGGCCGGCAACGCCGCCGCGGTCCTGGGCATCGCCTTCATCACCGAGGGTGCCATTCCCTTCGCCGCCCGCGACCCGCTGCGCGTCATCCCGGCGCTGATGATCGGTGGCGCTCTGACCGGCGCGATGTCGATGGCGGTGGGTGCGGAGTTGAAGGTGCCCCATGGCGGCGTCTTTGTCCTGCCGATCCCCAACGCGGTGACGCATCTGCTGGGCTATATCATCGCGCTGGTCGTCGGCACCGTGGTGACCGCGGTGGCCCTGCGCATCCTGAAGAAGCCGATTGCCGCCGCGTCAGCGGCGAAGCCTGCGGTCCAGGGGGCCGGGGCGCACGCCTGA
- the pfkB gene encoding 1-phosphofructokinase yields the protein MTNPAIRSVVTVTLNPAIDQTITVEALKPGSVHRAKAVRHNAGGKGVNVASCLADWGTPVVATGLLGAGNAAPFEALFQAKSIADAFLRLPGETRVNIKIADLAANDTTDINLPGLTADEDALNRVRETVRRLVEPGSPVLLAGSLPEGVPVHGYATLTADLTGAGARVVLDSSGAPLAAALASTGALPHCIKPNRHELEDWVGRPLPTDDDLLDAARGLNRRGVSVVVVSLGADGALFVDGTRALHGRLPPVQALSTVGAGDAMVAGLIAAFQQDGGLEDVARLSVAFAAAKLGCFGPNLPDPAMVRSLASQVVLTRLD from the coding sequence ATGACGAATCCCGCCATAAGGTCGGTCGTCACCGTCACGCTGAACCCGGCCATCGACCAGACCATCACGGTCGAGGCCCTGAAGCCCGGCAGCGTCCACCGCGCCAAGGCGGTGCGCCACAATGCCGGCGGCAAGGGCGTCAACGTCGCCAGTTGCCTCGCCGACTGGGGCACGCCGGTGGTCGCCACAGGGCTGCTCGGCGCCGGTAACGCGGCGCCGTTCGAGGCGCTGTTCCAGGCGAAGAGCATAGCCGACGCCTTCCTGCGGCTGCCGGGGGAGACCCGCGTCAACATCAAGATCGCCGACCTCGCGGCCAACGACACCACGGACATCAACCTGCCGGGCCTGACCGCCGACGAAGACGCGCTTAACCGGGTGCGGGAGACGGTCCGTCGGCTGGTGGAGCCGGGGTCGCCGGTCCTGCTGGCCGGCAGCCTGCCGGAAGGCGTGCCAGTGCATGGCTATGCCACGCTGACCGCCGATCTGACCGGCGCCGGCGCCCGTGTCGTGCTGGACAGCAGTGGGGCACCGCTGGCGGCGGCGCTCGCCTCCACCGGTGCGCTCCCCCACTGCATCAAGCCCAACCGTCACGAACTGGAGGATTGGGTCGGCCGGCCGCTGCCGACCGACGACGATTTGCTGGACGCCGCACGCGGCCTCAACCGTCGCGGGGTGTCGGTGGTGGTGGTGTCGCTGGGGGCGGACGGTGCTCTGTTCGTCGATGGCACCCGCGCCCTGCACGGCCGGCTGCCGCCGGTCCAGGCGCTCAGCACCGTCGGAGCCGGAGACGCCATGGTGGCCGGGCTGATCGCCGCCTTCCAGCAGGACGGCGGGCTGGAGGACGTCGCCCGGCTGTCGGTGGCCTTCGCTGCCGCCAAGCTCGGCTGCTTCGGTCCCAACCTGCCGGATCCGGCGATGGTGCGGTCGCTCGCATCGCAAGTGGTGCTGACCCGACTTGACTGA
- the ptsP gene encoding phosphoenolpyruvate--protein phosphotransferase: protein MATDTHPLSLPPDLIRLGAAPAGKEAAIREAAQLLIAAGCIDPAYADSMIRRETVANTFLGHGVAIPHGMVDDRNLVRRNGIAILQVPDGVVWNDGQTARLVVAIAAQSDAHIAILRRLTRLMQDEARLNALFTTGDPADLASALSDETSVPAAPASETGDLAESFEWVVDYPTGLHARPAAAWVEAARAAPGRIRVRHGEETADGKTLVALLQLGLRPGDRITVSADGPDARAVLNRLRATITGLSAREKADAAAAARKAKSVVQGWTPPPSADREMPMVAGIGASPGLAIGPVHVMPKADLTVPDRPAPLLDGGNRLHEALNLTRQQLKALADDTARRLGPAEAGIFAAQAELLNDTDVITLACQLMVEGHGPGWSWNEAVERSATRLAANPNSVLAGRAADLRDVGRRVLTRIDPDLRGGSIRDLPDTPCILVADDLSPSDTAALDMSRVIGLATAQGGPTSHTAILARTLGLPAMVAGGGALTELANGTTAILDGQSGRLYLDPTDADLAAARGWIEEQRARKAQQEERRSLPARTRDGHVVEIGANVNRPDQVAMALSQGGEGVGLMRTEFLFLERGDAPSEEEQYQTYRAMLEALDGRPLIVRALDIGGDKQVPHLQLPHEENPFLGVRGARLLLRHPELLEPQLRALYRAAKGAKPGALLIMFPMITTLREIEALRAVCDCIRTELDAPAVPLGIMVEVPAAAIQADVLARHVDFFSIGTNDLTQYALAIDRQHPELAAEADSLHPSVLRLIRLTVEGAERHGRWVGVCGGIAGDPFGAALLTGLGVRELSMTPRDIPGVKDKLRDSDLAGLRALAQRALDCESSDEVRALEGEAS from the coding sequence ATGGCCACCGACACGCATCCCTTGAGCCTTCCCCCCGACCTGATCCGCCTGGGCGCCGCCCCGGCCGGGAAGGAGGCGGCAATCCGCGAGGCGGCACAGCTTCTGATCGCCGCGGGCTGCATCGATCCCGCTTATGCCGACAGCATGATCCGCCGCGAAACTGTGGCGAACACCTTCCTCGGCCATGGGGTCGCCATTCCGCATGGCATGGTGGACGACCGCAATCTGGTCCGTCGCAACGGCATCGCGATTCTCCAGGTGCCGGACGGCGTGGTCTGGAACGACGGGCAGACCGCCCGCCTAGTGGTCGCCATTGCGGCGCAGTCCGACGCCCATATCGCCATCCTTCGCCGCCTGACCCGCCTGATGCAGGACGAGGCGCGGCTGAACGCCCTGTTCACCACCGGCGATCCCGCCGACCTCGCCTCCGCCCTGTCGGACGAGACCTCGGTGCCGGCCGCGCCCGCCTCGGAGACCGGCGACCTCGCCGAAAGCTTCGAGTGGGTGGTCGATTACCCGACGGGCTTGCATGCCCGCCCTGCCGCCGCGTGGGTGGAGGCCGCCCGCGCCGCACCCGGCCGGATCCGCGTGCGCCATGGCGAGGAAACCGCGGACGGCAAGACGCTGGTCGCTCTGCTGCAATTGGGCCTGCGTCCCGGCGACCGCATCACCGTGTCGGCCGACGGGCCCGACGCCCGTGCGGTGCTGAACCGGCTGCGCGCCACCATCACCGGGCTGAGTGCGCGGGAGAAGGCCGATGCCGCCGCCGCGGCGCGCAAGGCGAAGTCGGTGGTGCAGGGCTGGACACCGCCGCCCTCTGCTGACCGCGAGATGCCCATGGTTGCCGGCATTGGCGCCAGCCCCGGCCTCGCCATCGGTCCGGTCCATGTGATGCCGAAGGCCGACCTGACGGTTCCCGACCGTCCGGCCCCGCTGCTGGACGGCGGCAACCGCCTGCACGAAGCGCTGAACCTGACCCGCCAGCAGCTGAAGGCGCTGGCGGACGACACCGCCCGCCGCCTTGGCCCGGCGGAGGCCGGCATCTTCGCGGCACAGGCGGAGCTTCTGAACGACACCGATGTCATAACGCTTGCCTGCCAGCTGATGGTGGAGGGGCATGGCCCCGGCTGGTCGTGGAACGAGGCGGTGGAGCGCAGCGCCACCCGGCTTGCCGCCAACCCCAACTCGGTGCTCGCCGGCCGCGCCGCCGACCTGCGCGACGTCGGCCGCCGGGTGCTGACCCGCATCGACCCGGATCTGCGCGGCGGCTCGATCCGCGATCTGCCCGACACCCCCTGCATCCTCGTCGCCGACGACTTGTCGCCGTCCGACACCGCCGCTCTCGACATGAGCCGCGTCATCGGTCTGGCGACGGCGCAGGGCGGCCCGACTTCCCATACCGCGATCCTGGCGCGCACGCTGGGGCTGCCGGCGATGGTGGCAGGTGGCGGTGCGCTGACCGAACTTGCCAACGGCACCACCGCGATTCTCGACGGCCAGTCCGGCCGCCTCTACCTCGATCCCACCGATGCCGACCTCGCCGCCGCCCGTGGCTGGATCGAGGAGCAGCGAGCCAGGAAGGCCCAGCAGGAGGAGCGGCGCAGCCTGCCCGCCCGCACCCGCGACGGCCACGTGGTGGAGATCGGCGCCAACGTCAACCGCCCCGATCAGGTGGCGATGGCTCTGTCGCAGGGCGGTGAGGGCGTCGGTCTGATGCGCACCGAATTCCTGTTCCTGGAGCGCGGCGACGCCCCCAGCGAGGAGGAGCAGTATCAGACCTACCGCGCCATGCTGGAGGCGCTGGATGGCCGGCCGCTGATCGTCCGCGCGCTGGACATTGGCGGCGACAAGCAGGTGCCGCATCTGCAATTGCCGCATGAGGAAAACCCGTTCCTCGGCGTGCGCGGAGCCCGTCTGCTGCTGCGCCATCCCGAACTGCTGGAACCGCAGCTGCGCGCCCTCTACCGCGCCGCCAAGGGAGCCAAGCCGGGGGCACTGCTGATCATGTTCCCGATGATCACCACGTTGCGCGAGATCGAAGCGTTGCGCGCCGTCTGCGACTGCATCCGGACGGAACTGGACGCCCCGGCGGTACCGCTGGGCATCATGGTGGAGGTGCCGGCAGCCGCCATCCAGGCCGACGTGCTGGCCCGCCATGTCGATTTCTTCTCCATCGGTACCAACGACCTGACGCAGTACGCACTGGCGATCGACCGCCAGCACCCTGAACTGGCGGCGGAGGCGGACAGCCTGCACCCGTCGGTCCTGCGCCTGATCCGGCTGACGGTGGAAGGGGCGGAAAGGCACGGCCGCTGGGTCGGCGTCTGCGGGGGCATCGCCGGCGATCCGTTCGGCGCCGCCCTGCTGACCGGTCTTGGTGTGCGTGAGTTGTCGATGACCCCGCGCGACATCCCCGGCGTCAAGGACAAACTGCGCGACAGCGACCTGGCCGGCCTGCGGGCTTTGGCCCAGCGGGCGCTGGACTGCGAATCCTCCGACGAGGTGCGGGCGCTGGAGGGGGAAGCGTCATGA